One part of the Raphanus sativus cultivar WK10039 chromosome 7, ASM80110v3, whole genome shotgun sequence genome encodes these proteins:
- the LOC108815842 gene encoding translocase of chloroplast 90, chloroplastic — protein sequence MKGFIDWVFDLSNSLASSSRPLLGTPPFSRHNEAHHTHSQAPALPEPVSRSEAPCSTSGDLEAQPPISHQNIPLESLYQSSTDLNDKKHNPLAKIGDLQVQFLRLVQRFGQSQNNILVSKVLYRVHLAMLIRAEESELKTVKLKQDRAKALAREQESSGVPELDFSLRILVLGKTGVGKSATINSIFGQSKSETDAFQPSTDRIEEVTGTVSGVKVTFIDTPGLHQPSPSSARKNRKTLMSIKRYVKKRPPDVVLYLDRLDMIDMRYSDSPLLSLVTDVLGAAIWLNTILVMTHSSTASEGRNGQSVNYESYVGQRMDVVQHYIHQAVSDTKLENPVLLVENHPSCRKNPAGEYVLPNGQVWKPQFMFLCVCTKVLGDVQSLLRFRDSIGLGQPSSTRTASLPHLLSVFLRRRLSSGGDEAEKEIDELMDSELEEEEDEYDQLPAIRILGKSRFEKLSKSQKKEYLDELDYRETLYLKKQLKEECRRRRDEKLKEEEDLTEQSDQAAVPLPDMAGPDSFDFDFPAHRYRCIATSDQWLVRPVYDPQGWDHDVGFDGINIETAVKIKKNLFASGNGQVSRDKQRFTIHSETNAAYTTTTDSRIQTFSVAADVQSSGDDLVYSFQGGTKVKTFKHNTTDFGLGLTSFGGKYYLAGKVEDSLLVGKRVKLTVNAGQMKGSGETAHGGSFEACIRGRDYPVRNEQIGVTVTALSFNRELVLNWGLQTQVRPTRDTNLDVNVNMNNRKMGKINVKLNSSEHWEIALISAFTLFKALMRRKKAVSEITNDDEEEL from the exons ATGAAAGGCTTCATAGACTGGGTTTTCGATCtatccaactccttggcctcatCATCTAGACCTCTTTTGGGGACTCCCCCTTTCTCCCGACACAATGAAGCACACCATACCCACT CTCAAGCCCCTGCTTTACCAGAACCAGTGTCGCGCTCAGAAGCACCATGTTCAACCAGCGGCGACTTAGAAGCTCAGCCTCCCATCTCTCACCAGAATATTCCACTAGAAAGCTTGTACCAGTCAAGTACTGATCTTAACGACAAGAAACATAATCCACTAGCAAAGATTGGTGACCTCCAAGTACAGTTCTTACGCCTTGTTCAGAGGTTTGGGCAGTCGCAGAACAACATTCTAGTCTCCAAGGTTCTATACCGAGTACACCTTGCGATGCTGATACGAGCCGAGGAATCAGAACTCAAAACAGTCAAACTTAAGCAAGACAGGGCCAAAGCTCTAGCGAGGGAGCAAGAATCATCCGGCGTACCGGAACTAGATTTCTCACTTCGAATCCTAGTCTTGGGGAAAACAGGTGTGGGCAAGAGTGCAACCATAAACTCTATCTTCGGCCAGTCCAAAAGCGAAACCGATGCTTTCCAACCCTCCACAGATCGGATAGAAGAGGTTACGGGAACCGTTAGTGGTGTTAAAGTAACGTTTATCGATACCCCTGGTCTTCACCAACCGTCACCTTCTAGCGCGAGAAAAAACCGAAAGACTCTGATGTCTATCAAGAGATACGTTAAGAAGCGTCCACCTGATGTAGTTCTCTACTTGGACCGACTTGACATGATCGACATGAGATACAGTGATTCCCCTCTCCTGAGCCTTGTAACCGATGTCTTGGGTGCAGCTATATGGTTAAACACGATACTTGTAATGACGCATTCTTCAACTGCTTCTGAAGGACGTAACGGACAGTCTGTGAACTACGAGTCGTATGTTGGCCAGCGCATGGACGTCGTTCAGCACTATATACATCAGGCCGTGTCTGATACGAAGCTGGAGAACCCTGTGCTGTTAGTTGAGAACCATCCAAGCTGCAGGAAGAATCCTGCGGGTGAGTACGTTCTTCCAAACGGACAGGTGTGGAAGCCTCAGTTTATGTTTCTGTGCGTTTGTACCAAAGTTCTCGGCGATGTCCAGTCTCTGCTGAGGTTTCGTGACAGCATTGGTTTAGGACAGCCGAGTAGTACACGCACAGCTTCCCTTCCTCATCTTCTTTCGGTTTTTCTGCGGCGTCGGTTATCATCAGGTGGAGATGAAGCAGAGAAGGAGATAGACGAGCTTATGGATTCGgagttggaggaggaggaggatgagtaTGACCAGCTGCCTGCGATCCGGATCCTTGGGAAGTCACGGTTTGAGAAGCTGTCAAAGTCTCAGAAGAAAGAGTATCTCGATGAGCTTGATTACAGGGAAACTCTTTATCTGAAGAAACAGTTGAAGGAAGAATGTAGAAGGCGGCGGGATGAAAAGCTTAAGGAAGAGGAGGATCTCACCGAACAGAGTGATCAAGCAGCTGTTCCGTTGCCGGACATGGCTGGTCCAGACAGTTTTGACTTTGATTTTCCTGCACACCGATACCGATGCATTGCTACTAGTGACCAGTGGCTTGTGAGACCTGTCTATGATCCTCAGGGTTGGGATCACGATGTGGGCTTTGATGGAATAAACATTGAGACAGctgtgaaaataaaaaagaatctaTTTGCTTCAGGTAACGGACAGGTGAGCAGAGATAAGCAACGGTTCACCATCCACTCCGAGACTAACGCAGCTTATACTACTACCACGGACTCTAGAATACAGACATTCTCTGTAGCTGCCGACGTCCAATCATCAGGAGATGATCTTGTCTACTCGTTTCAAGGCGGCACGAAGGTTAAAACATTTAAGCACAACACAACTGATTTTGGACTTGGTTTGACGTCTTTTGGCGGGAAGTACTACTTAGCCGGAAAGGTTGAGGATTCCTTGCTGGTCGGGAAGAGGGTGAAGTTAACAGTGAACGCAGGTCAGATGAAGGGTTCAGGGGAAACAGCACATGGTGGGAGCTTTGAAGCTTGTATCAGAGGGAGAGATTACCCGGTGAGAAACGAGCAGATCGGTGTGACAGTGACGGCTCTGTCTTTCAATAGAGAGCTAGTGTTGAACTGGGGGTTACAGACTCAGGTTAGACCAACTCGGGACACAAACTTGGACGTCAACGTAAACATGAACAATAGGAAAATGGGGAAGATAAACGTGAAACTCAACAGCTCTGAACACTGGGAGATCGCGTTGATCTCAGCGTTTACGCTTTTCAAGGCTTTAATGCGGCGGAAGAAAGCTGTGAGTGAAATAACAAACGACGATGAAGAAGAGTTGTGA
- the LOC108815843 gene encoding U-box domain-containing protein 51-like, giving the protein MIPNLRESMERNEVREGPIAIAVDKDKTSCQALKWAVEQYIPRDRTIKLVHVIQRSTVNASGHSTDDELSGKQNNDKGSRQFLPMRCLCTRRNIQSEVVMLEEDQDVAKALIEYISQNFISTFLLGASLKKSITRLFKVDDIPSNVMRWAPDFCTVLVISKGRLSSIRPATRHLPQGLPPGTAPLSPLSNTDEAPSEMSLSREDDVFFEEFSSLGTDSSTVNISDRISTDSSVLSFYEKLGTPNMLEIPSFSGLEDDKSNLSIYLNSPSDIKLMDEAEAEKRRLKKELKETMNMYHAACREALMAKEKVAELEIWKKKAEKRLKMAEETAKMAVMKMEKRELEVKPRVEAEMKVRVSSNDRKVVLDASVESHMVVKYESLLHIVVVLFLFYFYFTL; this is encoded by the exons ATGATCCCGAATCTGAGAGAAAGCATGGAGAGAAACGAAGTAAGAGAAGGCCCTATAGCTATTGCAGTGGACAAAGATAAAACTAGCTGTCAAGCTCTTAAGTGGGCAGTGGAACAATATATACCACGAGACAGAACCATAAAACTTGTTCATGTCATCCAAAGATCTACAGTGAATGCAAGTGGACACTCTACGGATGATGAATTGTCTGGTAAGCAAAACAATGATAAAGGAAGTCGTCAGTTTCTTCCAATGCGTTGTCTTTGCACGAGACGAAAT ATACAAAGCGAAGTAGTTATgcttgaagaagatcaagacGTAGCGAAAGCATTGATTGAATATATTAGCCAGAACTTTATTTCTACATTCTTGCTAGGTGCCTCGTTAAAGAAGAGCATTACAAG GCTTTTTAAGGTTGATGACATACCAAGTAATGTGATGAGATGGGCTCCAGACTTCTGCACCGTCTTAGTTATATCAAAGGGAAGATTATCAAGCATACGGCCAGCCACTAGGCATTTACCTCAAGGCTTGCCACCAGGGACTGCACCTTTGTCACCACTCAGCAACACCGATGAGGCTCCCTCTGAGAT GTCATTGTCAAGAGAAGACGACGTTTTCTTTGAGGAGTTCTCATCCCTTGGCACAGATTCATCTACTGTGAACATTAGTGACAGGATCAGTACTGATAGTTCGGTTCTCTCCTTCTATGAGAAGCTTGGGACTCCAAACATGTTGGAGATTCCTAGCTTCTCAGGTCTGGAGGATGATAAATCCAATCTTTCGATATACCTTAATAGTCCTTCTGATATAAAGCTGATGGATGAAGCCGAAGCTGAGAAGAGAAGGCTGAAGAAAGAGCTGAAGGAGACGATGAACATGTACCATGCAGCCTGTAGAGAAGCCCTCATGGCAAAGGAGAAAGTAGCAGAGTTAGAGATATggaaaaagaaagcagagaaaAGGCTTAAAATGGCTGAAGAAACGGCAAAAATGGCAGTCATGAAGATGGAGAAGAGAGAACTGGAGGTAAAGCCAAGAGTGGAGGCAGAGATGAAGGTGAGAGTGAGTAGTAATGACAGAAAGGTGGTTCTGGATGCTTCTGTAGAGTCTCATATGGTGGTAAAATATGAGAGCTTGCTCCATATTGTAGTTGTacttttcttgttttatttttatttcacaCTCTAG